Proteins from a genomic interval of Trifolium pratense cultivar HEN17-A07 linkage group LG6, ARS_RC_1.1, whole genome shotgun sequence:
- the LOC123891599 gene encoding soyasapogenol B glucuronide galactosyltransferase-like translates to MESQSQKLNVIFLPYLTPGHMNPMIDTARLFAKHGVNVTIITTQANALLFKKFIDNDIISGYSIKTQLIKFPSAQVGLPEGIENVKDGTSLEMLGKIGHGISLLQEQIEILFHDLQPDCIVSDMFYPWTVESAEKLGIPRIYYYSSSYFSSCAVHFIRKYKPHEGLVSDSQKFSIPGIPHNIEITSLQLPDYFRTRSDFSDFLDVIYESESRSYGTLYNNFHELESDYEQLYKTTMKIKAWSVGPVSTWINKDGATENIAVDSELLNWLNLKENNSVLYVSFGSLTRLSYAQIVEIVYGLEKSGHNFIWVVRKIDGNEDGFLKDFEKRLKESKKGYIIWNWAPQLLILNHPATGGIVTHCGWNSILESLSVGLPMITWPMFAEQFYNEKLLVDVLKIGVSVGSKVNKFWVSIDEDVVRREEIAKAAEVLMGRGDESGEIRRRARKLCDEGKKSIEEGGSSYNNLIQFIDEIKSLKISREIEKTK, encoded by the coding sequence ATGGAATCACAATCCCAAAAACTCAATGTTATTTTTCTACCATATCTAACACCTGGTCATATGAACCCTATGATTGACACAGCAAGACTATTTGCAAAACATGGTGTTAATGTTACCATTATCACTACACAAGCCAATGCCTTGTTATTCAAGAAATTCATAGACAACGACATCATTTCCGGATATTCCATCAAAACTCAGCTTATTAAATTCCCTTCAGCCCAAGTTGGTCTTCCAGAAGGAATTGAAAATGTCAAAGATGGAACTTCCTTAGAAATGCTTGGTAAAATCGGTCATGGAATTTCACTgcttcaagagcaaattgaaattCTGTTTCATGATCTCCAACCAGATTGTATAGTCTCAGACATGTTTTATCCTTGGACAGTTGAATCGGCAGAAAAACTCGGTATTCCGAGGATTTACTATTATAGCTCAAGCTACTTCTCAAGCTGTGCTGTTCATTTTATCAGAAAGTATAAGCCTCATGAGGGTTTAGTTTCTGATTCTCAAAAATTTTCAATTCCTGGAATTCCACATAACATTGAGATTACCTCTCTGCAGCTACCAGATTACTTTAGAACTAGAAGTGATTTCTCAGATTTTTTGGATGTCATATATGAATCAGAAAGTAGAAGCTATGGAACACTTTACAATAACTTTCATGAGCTTGAAAGTGATTATGAGCAACTTTACAAAACCACAATGAAGATCAAAGCATGGAGTGTAGGACCAGTTTCAACGTGGATTAACAAGGATGGTGCAACTGAAAACATTGCAGTAGATTCAGAATTGTTAAATTGGCTTAACTTAAAGGAAAATAATTCTGTGTTATATGTAAGTTTTGGAAGCTTGACTAGGCTTTCTTATGCTCAGATTGTTGAAATAGTTTATGGACTTGAAAAATCAGGCCATAATTTCATTTGGGTTGTGAGGAAAATAGATGGAAACGAAGATGGTTTTCTTAAAGACTTTGAGAAAAGATTGAAAGAAAGCAAAAAGGGCTATATCATATGGAATTGGGCACCACAGCTTCTGATATTGAATCATCCTGCAACAGGTGGAATTGTGACTCACTGTGGATGGAACTCGATTCTCGAAAGCTTGAGTGTTGGTTTGCCAATGATTACATGGCCAATGTTTGCTGAGCAATTTTACAATGAGAAGTTACttgttgatgttttgaagattggTGTTTCAGTTGGATCGAAAGTGAACAAGTTTTGGGTTAGCATTGATGAAGATGTGGTGAGAAGGGAAGAGATTGCAAAGGCTGCGGAAGTGTTGATGGGAAGAGGAGATGAGAGTGGAGAAATTAGGAGAAGAGCAAGAAAACTTTGTGATGAAGGTAAGAAGAGTATAGAAGAGGGTGGATCTTCTTACAACAATTTGATACAGTTCATTGATGAGATTAAATCATTGAAGATATCAAGAGAGATTGAGAAAACTAAGTAA
- the LOC123891600 gene encoding uncharacterized protein LOC123891600 isoform X3, which yields MNLFSRFVDQCWNVDVLLKMLMELHPFVHQKAFETCPFSTTETTPMVLSIPLLELYARGQVEWVTFEWMHVECFPNLIKPACLLPQKEDNLRSRISKFLLSVSECFGESYVTCIMLPVFLTAVGDDTDLTFFPTSIHSRIKGLRPRSAVADRLSAMCVLPLLLAGVLSAPGKHEQLAGYLRKLLLEDNSMENRSTKQTPDIINAIPLHLHI from the exons ATGAACTTATTTTCAAGATTTGTTGATCAATGCTGGAATGTAGACGTTTTGTTGAAAATGCTGATGGAATTGCATCCTTTCGTGCACCAAAAAGCATTTGAGACATGCCCCTTCTCCACCACAGAAACTACACCAATGGTGTTATCTATCCCATTGCTTGAATTGTATGCTAG GGGACAAGTTGAATGGGTTACATTTGAGTGGATGCATGTTGAGTGTTTTCCAAACTTGATAAAGCCGGCCTGCTTGTTGCCACAAAAAGAAGATAATTTACGGAGCCGAATTTCGAAG TTTCTGTTATCTGTATCTGAATGTTTTGGGGAGTCCTACGTGACATGCATAATGCTACCGGTATTTTTAACTGCAGTAGGGGATGACACAGATTTGACTTTTTTTCCTACTTCTATCCATTCAAGAATTAAAG GTTTGAGGCCAAGATCTGCCGTTGCTGACAGGCTTTCTGCAATGTGTGTCTTACCGCTTCTGTTGGCCGGTGTTTTGAGTGCTCCTGGAAAACATGAACAGTTAGCTGGATATTTAAGGAAGCTGCTACTAGAAGATAATTCCATGGAAAATCGATCAACCAAGCAAACTCCTGATATTATTAATGCTATCCCGCTTCATTTG CACATATGA
- the LOC123891600 gene encoding uncharacterized protein LOC123891600 isoform X4: MGQVEWVTFEWMHVECFPNLIKPACLLPQKEDNLRSRISKFLLSVSECFGESYVTCIMLPVFLTAVGDDTDLTFFPTSIHSRIKGLRPRSAVADRLSAMCVLPLLLAGVLSAPGKHEQLAGYLRKLLLEDNSMENRSTKQTPDIINAIPLHLVRLSPQTFLKFNVFLSEIHYELSL; this comes from the exons AT GGGACAAGTTGAATGGGTTACATTTGAGTGGATGCATGTTGAGTGTTTTCCAAACTTGATAAAGCCGGCCTGCTTGTTGCCACAAAAAGAAGATAATTTACGGAGCCGAATTTCGAAG TTTCTGTTATCTGTATCTGAATGTTTTGGGGAGTCCTACGTGACATGCATAATGCTACCGGTATTTTTAACTGCAGTAGGGGATGACACAGATTTGACTTTTTTTCCTACTTCTATCCATTCAAGAATTAAAG GTTTGAGGCCAAGATCTGCCGTTGCTGACAGGCTTTCTGCAATGTGTGTCTTACCGCTTCTGTTGGCCGGTGTTTTGAGTGCTCCTGGAAAACATGAACAGTTAGCTGGATATTTAAGGAAGCTGCTACTAGAAGATAATTCCATGGAAAATCGATCAACCAAGCAAACTCCTGATATTATTAATGCTATCCCGCTTCATTTGGTTCGATTATCAccacaaacatttttaaaattcaacGTATTTTTGTCCGAAATTCATTACGAGCTTTCTTTATAA
- the LOC123891600 gene encoding uncharacterized protein LOC123891600 isoform X1 codes for MNLFSRFVDQCWNVDVLLKMLMELHPFVHQKAFETCPFSTTETTPMVLSIPLLELYARGQVEWVTFEWMHVECFPNLIKPACLLPQKEDNLRSRISKFLLSVSECFGESYVTCIMLPVFLTAVGDDTDLTFFPTSIHSRIKGLRPRSAVADRLSAMCVLPLLLAGVLSAPGKHEQLAGYLRKLLLEDNSMENRSTKQTPDIINAIPLHLVRLSPQTFLKFNVFLSEIHYELSL; via the exons ATGAACTTATTTTCAAGATTTGTTGATCAATGCTGGAATGTAGACGTTTTGTTGAAAATGCTGATGGAATTGCATCCTTTCGTGCACCAAAAAGCATTTGAGACATGCCCCTTCTCCACCACAGAAACTACACCAATGGTGTTATCTATCCCATTGCTTGAATTGTATGCTAG GGGACAAGTTGAATGGGTTACATTTGAGTGGATGCATGTTGAGTGTTTTCCAAACTTGATAAAGCCGGCCTGCTTGTTGCCACAAAAAGAAGATAATTTACGGAGCCGAATTTCGAAG TTTCTGTTATCTGTATCTGAATGTTTTGGGGAGTCCTACGTGACATGCATAATGCTACCGGTATTTTTAACTGCAGTAGGGGATGACACAGATTTGACTTTTTTTCCTACTTCTATCCATTCAAGAATTAAAG GTTTGAGGCCAAGATCTGCCGTTGCTGACAGGCTTTCTGCAATGTGTGTCTTACCGCTTCTGTTGGCCGGTGTTTTGAGTGCTCCTGGAAAACATGAACAGTTAGCTGGATATTTAAGGAAGCTGCTACTAGAAGATAATTCCATGGAAAATCGATCAACCAAGCAAACTCCTGATATTATTAATGCTATCCCGCTTCATTTGGTTCGATTATCAccacaaacatttttaaaattcaacGTATTTTTGTCCGAAATTCATTACGAGCTTTCTTTATAA
- the LOC123891600 gene encoding uncharacterized protein LOC123891600 isoform X2: MLMELHPFVHQKAFETCPFSTTETTPMVLSIPLLELYARGQVEWVTFEWMHVECFPNLIKPACLLPQKEDNLRSRISKFLLSVSECFGESYVTCIMLPVFLTAVGDDTDLTFFPTSIHSRIKGLRPRSAVADRLSAMCVLPLLLAGVLSAPGKHEQLAGYLRKLLLEDNSMENRSTKQTPDIINAIPLHLVRLSPQTFLKFNVFLSEIHYELSL, encoded by the exons ATGCTGATGGAATTGCATCCTTTCGTGCACCAAAAAGCATTTGAGACATGCCCCTTCTCCACCACAGAAACTACACCAATGGTGTTATCTATCCCATTGCTTGAATTGTATGCTAG GGGACAAGTTGAATGGGTTACATTTGAGTGGATGCATGTTGAGTGTTTTCCAAACTTGATAAAGCCGGCCTGCTTGTTGCCACAAAAAGAAGATAATTTACGGAGCCGAATTTCGAAG TTTCTGTTATCTGTATCTGAATGTTTTGGGGAGTCCTACGTGACATGCATAATGCTACCGGTATTTTTAACTGCAGTAGGGGATGACACAGATTTGACTTTTTTTCCTACTTCTATCCATTCAAGAATTAAAG GTTTGAGGCCAAGATCTGCCGTTGCTGACAGGCTTTCTGCAATGTGTGTCTTACCGCTTCTGTTGGCCGGTGTTTTGAGTGCTCCTGGAAAACATGAACAGTTAGCTGGATATTTAAGGAAGCTGCTACTAGAAGATAATTCCATGGAAAATCGATCAACCAAGCAAACTCCTGATATTATTAATGCTATCCCGCTTCATTTGGTTCGATTATCAccacaaacatttttaaaattcaacGTATTTTTGTCCGAAATTCATTACGAGCTTTCTTTATAA
- the LOC123889878 gene encoding soyasapogenol B glucuronide galactosyltransferase-like: METHSQQLNVIFLPHLTPGHMNPVVDTARLFAKHGVNVTIITTQANALLFKKAIDSDLSSGYSIRTCLIQFPSAEVGLPDGVENIKDATSQEMLVKIIHGIAILQDQIELLFQDLQPDCIVSDMLYPWTVESAKKLGIPRIYYYSSSYFASCAAHFIKKHKPHENLVSDTDSFSIPNLPHNIEITSLQLQDWVRTRNEHSDYFDAIYESEGRSYGTLSNSFHELEGDYEQLYRSTKGIKAWSVGPVSASVNKGHKDDLAIDSELLNWLNSKQNDSVLYVSFGSLTRLPHAQIVEIAHGLENSGHNFIWVVRKKDEDGDREGDEDGFLKEFEQRMKENKKGYIIWNWAPQLLILGHPATGGIVTHCGWNSILESLSVGLPMVTWPMFSEQFYNEKLLVDVLKIGAPVGSKVNKFWSSKGEDAVVTREEIAKVVTLLMGREEESIEMRRKAQKLGDAAKKTIEEGGSSYKNLMQFIDELKSLKISKGHEE; this comes from the coding sequence ATGGAAACTCATTCGCAACAACTCAATGTTATTTTTCTACCGCATTTAACTCCTGGTCATATGAACCCTGTGGTTGACACAGCAAGACTATTTGCAAAGCATGGTGTTAATGTTACCATTATCACTACACAAGCAAATGCCTTGTTATTCAAGAAAGCCATTGACAGTGATTTGTCTTCTGGATATTCTATCAGAACTTGTTTGATTCAATTCCCTTCAGCTGAAGTTGGTCTTCCAGACGGAGttgaaaacatcaaagatgcgaCTTCCCAGGAAATGCTTGTTAAAATCATTCATGGAATTGCAATCCTCCAAGATCAAATTGAGCTTCTGTTCCAGGATCTGCAACCAGATTGTATAGTCTCGGATATGTTATATCCTTGGACAGTAGAATCTGCTAAGAAACTCGGTATTCCAAGGATTTACTACTACAGCTCAAGCTACTTCGCAAGTTGTGCAGCTCATTTTATCAAGAAGCACAAGCCTCATGAGAATTTAGTTTCTGATACCGATAGTTTTTCAATTCCTAATCTTCCACATAACATCGAGATTACTTCTCTACAACTACAAGATTGGGTGAGGACAAGGAATGAACACTCAGATTACTTTGATGCAATATACGAATCAGAAGGAAGAAGCTATGGAACACTTTCCAATAGCTTTCACGAACTTGAAGGTGATTATGAGCAACTTTATAGGAGCACGAAGGGGATCAAAGCATGGAGTGTAGGACCAGTTTCAGCAAGTGTTAATAAGGGACACAAAGATGATCTTGCAATAGATTCAGAATTGCTTAATTGGCTTAATTCAAAGCAAAATGATTCTGTGTTGTATGTAAGTTTCGGAAGCTTGACAAGACTCCCGCATGCTCAGATTGTTGAAATAGCTCATGGACTTGAAAATTCAGGTCATAATTTCATTTGGGTCGTTAGAAAAAAAGATGAAGATGGAGATAGAGAAGGAGACGAAGACGGTTTTCTTAAAGAGTTTGAGCAAAGGATGAAAGAGAACAAAAAGGGCTACATCATATGGAATTGGGCACCACAGCTTCTGATATTAGGCCACCCTGCAACAGGAGGGATAGTGACTCATTGTGGTTGGAACTCAATTCTTGAAAGCCTAAGTGTTGGTTTGCCAATGGTGACATGGCCAATGTTTTCTGAGCAATTTTACAACGAGAAGTTGCTAGTTGATGTCCTTAAAATTGGAGCCCCAGTTGGATCAAAAGTGAACAAGTTTTGGTCTAGTAAAGGCGAGGATGCTGTGGTAACTAGGGAAGAGATTGCAAAGGTTGTGACATTGTTGATgggaagagaagaggagagcattgaaatgaGGAGGAAGGCGCAAAAACTTGGTGATGCTGCAAAGAAGACTATAGAGGAGGGTGGATCCTCTTACAAAAACTTGATGCAATTCATAGATGAGCTAAAATCATTGAAGATATCAAAAGGGCACGAGGAATAG
- the LOC123889877 gene encoding soyasapogenol B glucuronide galactosyltransferase-like, translated as MESQSEQLDVIFLPHLTPGHMNPIVDTARIFAKHGVNVTIITTQANALTFKKAVDSDLLSGYSIRFCVIQFPSSQVGLPDGVENFKDGTSPEMMGKISIGISMLREKIELLFHDLQPDCIVSDIYYHWTVETAAKLGVPILYYYSSSYFSRCCYHFIRKHKPHENLVSDSEVFSIPGIPDNIEITALQLDEWMRSRNKFSDYMDAIFESEKKSYGTLYNSFHELESDYEQLYKSTMGIKAWSVGPVSACVNKGHNEDLVVHSESLNWLNSKPNDSVLFVSFGSLTRLSHAQIVEIIHGLENSGHNFIWVVRKKDGDGDEDEDGFFQNFEERMKESQKGYIIWNWAPQLLILDHPATGGILTHCGWNSILESLNAGLPMITWPMFAEQFYNEKLLVDVLKIGVPVGSKVNKFWWSLGEDGLVRREEIAKAVVLLMGSDEESIEIRSRAKKLGDVANKSIEEGGSSRNNLMQLIDELKSYKISSGLENTN; from the coding sequence ATGGAATCACAATCCGAACAACTCGATGTTATTTTTCTACCACATCTAACTCCTGGCCATATGAATCCCATAGTTGACACAGCAAGGATATTTGCAAAGCATGGTGTTAATGTCACCATTATCACTACACAAGCAAATGCCTTGACATTCAAGAAAGCCGTAGATAGTGACTTGTTGTCTGGATATTCCATCCGATTTTGTGTGATTCAATTCCCTTCATCTCAAGTTGGTCTCCCTGATGGAGTTGAAAATTTCAAAGATGGCACTTCCCCAGAAATGATGGGAAAAATCAGTATTGGAATTTCAATGCTCCGAGAAAAAATTGAGCTTCTGTTCCATGATCTGCAACCAGATTGTATAGTCTCAGATATTTATTATCATTGGACAGTTGAAACAGCTGCAAAACTCGGAGTTCCAATACTTTACTATTACAGCTCAAGCTACTTCTCAAGATGTTGCTATCATTTTATCAGGAAGCATAAACCTCACGAGAATTTAGTATCTGATAGCGAGGTTTTTTCAATTCCTGGTATTCCAGATAACATTGAGATTACTGCTTTGCAGCTGGACGAATGGATGCGGAGTAGGAATAAATTCTCAGATTATATGGATGCAATATTTGAATCTGAGAAAAAAAGCTACGGAACACTGTATAATAGCTTTCATGAGCTTGAAAGTGATTATGAGCAACTTTACAAGAGCACAATGGGGATCAAAGCATGGAGTGTAGGACCAGTTTCAGCATGTGTTAACAAGGGACATAACGAAGACCTTGTGGTACACTCAGAAAGTCTTAATTGGCTTAATTCAAAGCCAAATGATTCTGTTTTGTTTGTAAGTTTTGGAAGCCTGACTAGGCTTTCTCATGCTCAGATTGTAGAAATAATTCATGGACTTGAAAATTCAGGTCATAATTTCATTTGGGTTGTTAGGAAAAAAGACGGAGATGGAGATGAAGACGAAGATggtttttttcaaaattttgaggaaaGGATGAAAGAAAGCCAAAAGGGGTACATCATATGGAATTGGGCACCACAACTTCTGATATTGGATCATCCTGCAACTGGAGGGATTTTGACTCACTGTGGTTGGAACTCGATTCTTGAAAGCCTTAATGCCGGTTTGCCAATGATCACATGGCCGATGTTTGCTGAGCAATTTTACAATGAGAAGTTGCTTGTTGATGTTCTAAAAATTGGAGTTCCAGTTGGATCGAAAGTGAACAAATTTTGGTGGAGTTTGGGGGAGGATGGTTTGGTGAGAAGAGAAGAGATTGCAAAGGCTGTGGTATTGTTGATGGGAAGTGACGAAGAGAGCATAGAAATTAGGAGTAGAGCAAAAAAACTTGGTGATGTTGCAAACAAGAGTATAGAGGAAGGTGGATCCTCTCGCAACAACTTAATGCAACTAATAGATGAGCTAAAATCATACAAGATATCAAGTGGGCTTGAGAACACAAACTAA
- the LOC123890494 gene encoding soyasapogenol B glucuronide galactosyltransferase-like: MESQKLHILFVPFPTPGHMIPMIDTARLFAKHGVNVTIIATHANASTFQKSIDTDFNSGYSIKTQLIQFPSAQVGLPDGVENVKDATSSEILGKISRGIMMLQHQIEIMLHDLEPDCIVSDMTYPWTIESAAKLNIPRIYFYSSSYFSNCASYFVRKHRPHDDLVSDTQKFTIPCLPHTIEMTQLELADWIRVKTSATGAFGAMFDSEKRSYGTLYNSFHELESDYETLSKTTMGIKSWSVGPVSAWINNDDERKANRGNVEKNIGKDSELLNWLNSKANDSVIYVCFGSLTRLSHAQIVELAYGLENSGSNFILVVREKDKDDGGEDFLHDFEKRVKESNKGYVIWNWAPQLLILDHPATGGIVTHCGWNSILESLNAGLPMITWPMFAEQFYNEKLLVDVLKIGVSVGSKVNKFFLNIGEEKAARLNIVEEVVVKREEIMKAVEILMGSREEGETMRTRAKKLSDAAKSTVEEGGHSYNNLIQLIDELKSLKIARGLEKTRLDN; the protein is encoded by the coding sequence ATGGAATCTCAAAAACTTCATATACTTTTTGTTCCATTTCCAACTCCTGGCCATATGATTCCCATGATAGACACAGCAAGACTATTTGCCAAACATGGTGTTAACGTTACCATCATTGCTACTCATGCCAATGCTTCAACATTCCAAAAATCCATAGACACTGACTTCAATTCAGGATACTCCATCAAAACTCAACTTATTCAGTTCCCTTCAGCTCAAGTTGGTCTCCCTGATGGAGTTGAAAATGTCAAAGATGCAACTTCCTCAGAAATTCTTGGTAAAATCTCTCGAGGAAtaatgatgctacaacatcaaaTTGAGATTATGCTTCACGACCTTGAACCAGATTGTATAGTCTCAGATATGACTTATCCTTGGACCATTGAATCAGCCGCAAAACTTAACATTCCAAGGATTTATTTTTACAGTTCAAGCTATTTCTCCAATTGTGCTAGCTATTTTGTCAGAAAGCATAGACCTCATGATGATCTAGTTTCCGACACACAGAAGTTTACAATTCCTTGTTTGCCTCATACCATTGAGATGACACAATTGGAGCTAGCTGATTGGATTAGGGTTAAAACTTCAGCCACGGGTGCATTTGGTGCCATGTTTGATTCAGAGAAAAGAAGCTATGGAACACTATACAATAGTTTTCATGAACTAGAAAGTGATTATGAGACACTTAGTAAAACTACAATGGGAATCAAATCTTGGAGTGTAGGACCAGTTTCGGCATGGATTAACAATGATGATGAAAGAAAGGCCAATAGGGGAAACGTGGAGAAGAACATCGGAAAAGACTCAGAATTGTTAAATTGGCTTAATTCAAAGGCAAATGATTCTGTGATCTATGTATGTTTTGGAAGCCTTACCAGGCTTTCTCATGCACAGATTGTTGAACTAGCCTATGGACTTGAAAATTCaggttcaaattttattttggttgttAGGGAAAAGGATAAAGATGATGGTGGAGAAGATTTTTTGCATGATTTTGAGAAAAGGGTGAAAGAAAGCAATAAGGGCTATGTCATATGGAACTGGGCACCACAGCTTCTGATATTGGATCACCCTGCAACAGGTGGAATTGTGACTCACTGTGGTTGGAACTCGATTCTTGAAAGCTTGAATGCTGGTTTGCCGATGATCACATGGCCAATGTTTGCTGAGCAATTTTACAATGAGAAGTTGCttgttgatgttttgaagattggAGTTTCAGTTGGATCAAAAGtgaacaagttttttttaaacatcGGTGAAGAGAAAGCGGCGAGGCTTAACATTGTTGAAGAGGTAGTGGTGAAAAGGGAAGAGATAATGAAGGCTGTTGAAATTTTGATGGGAAGTCGCGAAGAAGGAGAAACAATGAGGACGAGAGCTAAAAAGCTTTCTGATGCTGCCAAGAGCACTGTAGAGGAAGGTGGACATTCTTACAACAACTTGATTCAGTTGATTGATGAGCTGAAATCATTAAAGATTGCTAGAGGACTTGAAAAAACCAGATTAGATAATTGA
- the LOC123890466 gene encoding soyasapogenol B glucuronide galactosyltransferase-like, giving the protein MEAQKLHVIFLPFPTPGHMIPMIDTARLFAKQGVNVTIIATHANASTFQKTIDSDFNSGYSIKTQLIHFPSAQVGLPEGVENVKDGTSNEIIDKIIRGIMMLQHQIDIMLHDLQPDCIVSDMAYPWTVESAAKLNIPRIYFYSSSYFSNCASYFVRKYRPHDDLVSDTQKFTIPCLPHTIEMTPLQLADWIRVKTSATGLFVDMYDSEKRSYGTLYNSFHELESNYEALSKTTMGIKSWSVGPVSAWINNDDERKANRGNMEMNIGKDSELSNWLNSKPNDSVIYVCFGSLTRLSHKQIVELAYGLENSGSNFILVVKGGEDFLHDIEKRVKESKKGYVIWNWAPQLLILDHPATGGIVTHCGWNSILESVNAGLPMITWPMFAEQFYNEKLLVDALKIGVSVGSKVNKFWLNVVEEKAPGLNIVEEEVVVKREEIVKAVEILMGCGQEGKTMRMRAKKLADAAKRTVEEGGHSFNNLIQLIDELKSLKIVREHEKTRLDN; this is encoded by the coding sequence ATGGAAGCTCAAAAACTTCATGTAATATTTCTTCCATTTCCAACTCCTGGCCATATGATTCCCATGATAGACACAGCAAGACTATTTGCCAAACAAGGTGTTAATGTTACCATCATTGCTACTCATGCCAACGCTTCAACATTCCAAAAAACCATAGACAGTGACTTCAATTCAGGATACTCCATCAAAACTCAACTTATTCACTTCCCTTCAGCTCAAGTTGGTCTCCCTGAAGGAGTTGAAAATGTCAAAGATGGAACTTCGAATgaaattattgataaaataattcgTGGAAtaatgatgctacaacatcaaaTTGACATTATGCTTCACGATCTTCAACCAGATTGTATTGTCTCGGATATGGCTTATCCTTGGACCGTTGAATCAGCCGCAAAACTTAACATTCCAAGGATTTACTTTTACAGCTCAAGCTACTTCTCCAATTGTGCAAGCTATTTTGTCAGAAAGTATAGACCTCATGATGATTTAGTTTCTGACACACAGAAATTTACAATTCCTTGTTTGCCTCATACCATTGAGATGACACCTTTGCAGCTAGCTGATTGGATTAGGGTGAAGACTTCAGCCACAGGTTTATTTGTTGACATGTATGATTCAGAGAAAAGAAGCTATGGAACACTATATAATAGTTTTCATGAACTAGAAAGTAATTATGAGGCACTTAGTAAAACTACAATGGGAATCAAATCCTGGAGTGTAGGACCAGTTTCAGCATGGATTAACAATGACGATGAAAGAAAGGCCAATAGGGGAAACATGGAGATGAACATTGGAAAAGACTCAGAATTGTCAAATTGGCTTAATTCTAAGCCAAATGATTCTGTGATCTATGTATGTTTTGGAAGCCTTACCAGGCTTTCTCATAAACAGATTGTTGAACTAGCCTATGGACTTGAAAATTCAGGTTCAAATTTTATCTTGGTTGTTAAGGGTGGAGAAGATTTTTTGCATGATATTGAGAAAAGGGTGAAAGAAAGCAAAAAGGGCTATGTCATATGGAACTGGGCACCACAGCTTCTGATATTGGATCACCCTGCAACAGGTGGAATTGTGACTCACTGTGGTTGGAACTCGATTCTTGAAAGCGTGAATGCTGGTTTGCCGATGATCACATGGCCGATGTTTGCTGAGCAATTTTACAATGAGAAGTTGCTTGTTGATGCTTTGAAAATTGGAGTTTCTGTAGGATCAAAAGTGAACAAGTTTTGGCTTAACGTTGTTGAAGAGAAAGCGCCGGGACTTAACATTGTTGAAGAGGAGGTAGTGGTGAAAAGGGAAGAGATAGTGAAGGCTGTTGAGATTCTAATGGGATGTGGCCAAGAAGGAAAAACGATGAGGATGAGAGCTAAAAAGCTCGCTGATGCTGCCAAGAGGACTGTAGAGGAAGGTGGACACTCTTTCAACAACTTGATTCAGTTGATTGATGAGCTGAAATCATTAAAGATTGTTAGAGAACATGAAAAAACCAGATTAGATAATTGA